A single window of Jiangella alkaliphila DNA harbors:
- a CDS encoding SDR family oxidoreductase: MDLGLKDRVYIVTGGTRGLGRAGAEALVADGARVVLASRSQEAVDAAVDDLGSGAVAGVAADNADPSTAERLADVALDRFGRLDGALVSVGGPPAGKVTDLTDDQWRAAFDSVFLGAVRLARVVSARLSGGGALAFVLSSSVKAPIGGLAASNGLRPGLAMVIKQLADELGPDGVRAVGLLPGSIETDRLRELAEMSGRDPDEVKATASRTIPLRRYGRPDEFGKVAAFVLSPAASYLTGSMIAVDGGAIRSL, encoded by the coding sequence ATGGATCTCGGGCTCAAGGATCGCGTGTACATCGTCACCGGCGGCACCCGCGGGCTCGGCCGGGCCGGAGCGGAGGCCCTGGTCGCCGACGGCGCCCGGGTCGTCCTCGCGTCCCGCTCGCAGGAGGCGGTCGACGCCGCGGTGGACGACCTCGGCTCCGGCGCCGTCGCCGGGGTGGCGGCCGACAACGCCGACCCGTCCACGGCCGAACGGCTGGCCGACGTCGCTCTGGACCGGTTCGGGCGGCTCGACGGCGCCCTCGTCAGCGTCGGCGGCCCGCCCGCGGGGAAGGTCACCGACCTCACCGACGACCAGTGGCGGGCCGCCTTCGACAGCGTCTTCCTGGGCGCCGTCCGGCTGGCCCGGGTCGTCTCAGCGCGGCTGTCCGGCGGCGGCGCGCTGGCGTTCGTCCTGTCCAGCTCGGTGAAGGCGCCGATCGGCGGGCTCGCGGCGTCGAACGGGCTGCGGCCCGGCCTCGCCATGGTGATCAAGCAGCTGGCCGACGAGCTGGGCCCCGACGGCGTCCGGGCGGTCGGGCTGCTGCCCGGCAGCATCGAGACCGACCGGCTGCGCGAGCTGGCCGAGATGTCCGGCCGAGACCCCGACGAGGTCAAGGCGACGGCGTCGCGGACCATCCCGCTGCGCCGCTACGGCCGTCCGGACGAGTTCGGCAAGGTCGCGGCGTTCGTCCTCTCCCCCGCCGCGTCCTACCTCACCGGCTCCATGATCGCCGTCGACGGCGGCGCCATTCGATCCCTGTGA
- a CDS encoding helix-turn-helix domain-containing protein encodes MAEKLVKGARISGGQRDKLASDLKKKYEGGRSIRELATETGRSYGFVHRVLSESGVNLRGRGGATRGKAKKQA; translated from the coding sequence GTGGCCGAGAAGTTGGTAAAAGGCGCGCGGATCAGTGGGGGGCAGCGTGACAAGCTCGCCTCTGACCTGAAGAAGAAGTACGAAGGTGGTCGGAGCATCCGCGAGCTCGCCACCGAAACCGGGCGTTCCTACGGGTTCGTCCACCGGGTTCTGTCGGAGTCCGGTGTCAACCTACGAGGCCGTGGAGGGGCCACACGAGGCAAGGCGAAGAAGCAAGCCTGA
- a CDS encoding glycoside hydrolase family 15 protein translates to MTGLIEDHGIIGDLHTAALVDRDGTIDWLCLPRFDSAACFASLLGTAKNGFWRMAPIGAGQADRRWYRGDTLILEHVWDTPHGSVKVIDFMPQSTGQHDVVRIVEGLSGRVPMHSELRLRFDYGRSVPWVHREDGLIVGVAGPDSVALHCEVPTYGRSLTTHSDFTVGEGETVSFVLSWGPSHDPPSQPVDAPRALEATEKFWTDWAAKCTYDGPYRDAVMRSLLTLKALTYEPTGGIVAAPTTSLPEGIGGVRNWDYRYCWLRDSAFTLDALIRSGYVDEARAWRDWLIRAIGGDPADLQIMYGISGERRLQEYELDWLRGYENSRPVRVGNAAAEQLQIDVYGEVIDTLARAHQHGLTLERHVWALQEKLLQHLESAWDQPDEGIWEIRGQRRHFVHSKVMAWVAADRAVAALEGDGATGQPDRWKALRATIMNDVVRHGYDPDRNTFTQSYGHPALDAALLQIPIVGFLPPDDPRVVGTVDAVAKELCTDTGLVLRYRTEHDIDGLPGDEGAFLACSFWLVEALHLTGRTDRARELFEHLLSLRNDLGLLAEEFDPRLGRMVGNFPQALSHIPLVTAAYLLSEMGRPATGHA, encoded by the coding sequence ATGACGGGGCTGATCGAGGACCACGGCATCATCGGCGACCTGCACACCGCCGCGCTCGTCGATCGCGACGGCACCATCGACTGGCTCTGTCTGCCTCGGTTCGATTCCGCCGCCTGCTTCGCGTCGCTGCTCGGCACGGCGAAGAACGGGTTCTGGCGCATGGCCCCGATCGGCGCCGGCCAGGCCGACCGCCGCTGGTACCGCGGCGACACGCTGATCCTCGAGCACGTCTGGGACACCCCGCACGGCAGCGTCAAGGTCATCGACTTCATGCCGCAGAGCACCGGCCAGCACGACGTCGTCCGCATCGTCGAAGGGCTGTCCGGCCGGGTCCCGATGCACAGCGAGCTGCGGCTGCGCTTCGACTACGGCCGCTCGGTGCCGTGGGTGCACCGCGAGGACGGCCTCATCGTCGGCGTCGCCGGGCCCGACTCCGTCGCGTTGCACTGCGAGGTGCCCACGTACGGGCGGTCGCTGACCACGCACTCCGACTTCACCGTCGGCGAGGGCGAGACCGTCAGCTTCGTGTTGTCGTGGGGCCCGTCACACGACCCGCCCAGCCAGCCGGTCGACGCACCGCGGGCGCTGGAGGCGACGGAGAAGTTCTGGACCGACTGGGCGGCCAAGTGCACGTACGACGGCCCGTACCGCGACGCCGTCATGCGCTCGCTGCTCACCCTGAAGGCGCTGACGTACGAGCCGACCGGCGGCATCGTCGCCGCGCCCACCACGTCGCTGCCCGAGGGCATCGGCGGCGTGCGCAACTGGGACTACCGGTACTGCTGGCTGCGCGACTCCGCGTTCACGCTGGACGCGCTGATCCGCAGCGGGTACGTCGACGAGGCGCGGGCGTGGCGCGACTGGCTGATCCGGGCCATCGGCGGCGACCCCGCCGACCTGCAGATCATGTACGGCATCAGCGGCGAGCGGCGGCTGCAGGAGTACGAGCTGGACTGGCTGCGCGGGTACGAGAACTCGCGGCCGGTGCGGGTCGGCAACGCCGCCGCGGAACAGCTGCAGATCGACGTCTACGGCGAGGTCATCGACACGCTGGCCCGCGCCCACCAGCACGGCCTGACGCTGGAGCGGCACGTCTGGGCGCTGCAGGAGAAGCTGCTGCAGCACCTCGAGAGCGCCTGGGACCAGCCCGACGAGGGCATCTGGGAGATCCGCGGGCAGCGTCGGCACTTCGTCCACTCCAAGGTCATGGCCTGGGTGGCCGCCGACCGCGCCGTCGCCGCGCTGGAGGGCGACGGGGCGACGGGCCAGCCGGACCGGTGGAAGGCGCTGCGGGCGACGATCATGAACGACGTCGTCAGGCACGGCTATGACCCTGACCGCAACACGTTCACCCAGTCCTACGGCCACCCGGCGCTCGACGCCGCGCTGCTGCAGATCCCGATCGTCGGCTTCCTCCCGCCCGACGACCCGCGCGTCGTCGGCACCGTAGACGCCGTCGCCAAGGAGCTGTGCACCGACACCGGGCTGGTGCTGCGCTACCGCACCGAGCACGACATCGACGGCCTGCCCGGCGACGAGGGCGCGTTCCTGGCCTGCTCGTTCTGGCTGGTCGAGGCGCTGCACCTTACCGGGCGGACGGACCGGGCGCGGGAGCTGTTCGAGCACCTGCTGAGCCTGCGCAACGACCTCGGACTGCTGGCCGAGGAGTTCGACCCGCGGCTCGGGCGCATGGTCGGCAACTTCCCGCAGGCGCTCAGCCACATCCCGCTCGTGACGGCGGCCTACCTGCTGTCCGAGATGGGACGGCCGGCCACCGGCCACGCCTGA
- a CDS encoding dodecin, with amino-acid sequence MNRTYRVTEIVGTSNEGVDAAVRNGIGRAAQTLRHLDWFEVTEIRGQIVDGEVQHVQVGMKVGFRLEDA; translated from the coding sequence ATGAACCGCACCTACCGGGTGACCGAGATCGTCGGCACGTCGAACGAGGGGGTGGACGCCGCCGTGCGCAACGGCATCGGCCGGGCCGCGCAGACGCTGCGTCACCTCGACTGGTTCGAGGTCACCGAGATCCGCGGCCAGATCGTCGACGGCGAGGTCCAGCACGTCCAGGTCGGGATGAAGGTCGGCTTCCGGCTCGAGGACGCCTGA
- a CDS encoding ABC-F family ATP-binding cassette domain-containing protein: MITAHHLEVRAGAQVLLDDASLRIGPGDKVGLVGRNGAGKTTLTRILAGEGQPAAGSVVRTGPIGYLPQDPRAGDPEVIARDRILSARGLDAVVAGMRTAEKQMASSDPAEHERGMRRYARLEAEFLAAGGYAVESEAASIAASLGLPDRVLAQPLKTLSGGQRRRVELARILFSDAETLLLDEPTNHLDADSIVWLRDFLRAYKGGLVVISHDVALLDKTVNRVFHLDANRAALDVYNIGWTAYLAQRETDERRRHRERSNAEKKAAALKAQADRMRYKATKATAAQNMDRRAQRLLAGLEEQRRSDKVAKLRFPDPAPCGKTPLTASGLSKSYGSLEVFTDVDLAIDRGSRVVILGLNGAGKTTLLRLLAGVEKADTGAVEPGHGLRLGYYAQEHETLDTSRTVLENLRSTAPDLPELEARRVLGSFLFSGDAVDKPAAVLSGGEKTRLALASLVVSSANVLLLDEPTNNLDPASRQEVLAALRSFAGAIVLVTHDEGAVEALGPERVVLLPDGVEDLWNPDYAELVSLA; this comes from the coding sequence ATGATCACCGCTCACCACCTCGAAGTGCGCGCAGGCGCGCAGGTACTGCTCGACGACGCCAGCCTCCGCATCGGTCCCGGCGACAAGGTCGGCCTCGTGGGCCGCAACGGCGCCGGCAAGACGACGCTCACCCGCATCCTGGCCGGCGAGGGCCAGCCGGCCGCCGGCTCCGTCGTCCGCACGGGACCGATCGGCTACCTGCCGCAGGACCCGCGGGCCGGCGACCCCGAGGTCATCGCCCGCGACCGCATCCTCAGCGCCCGCGGGCTCGACGCCGTTGTCGCCGGCATGCGCACGGCCGAGAAGCAGATGGCCTCCAGCGACCCCGCCGAGCACGAGCGCGGCATGCGCCGCTACGCCCGGCTCGAGGCCGAGTTCCTCGCCGCCGGCGGGTACGCGGTCGAGAGCGAGGCGGCCAGCATCGCCGCCAGCCTCGGGCTGCCCGACCGCGTGCTCGCCCAGCCGCTGAAGACGCTCTCCGGCGGCCAGCGGCGCCGGGTCGAGCTGGCCCGCATCCTGTTCTCCGACGCCGAGACGCTGCTCCTGGACGAGCCGACGAACCACCTGGACGCCGACTCCATCGTCTGGCTGCGCGACTTCCTGCGCGCCTACAAGGGCGGCCTGGTGGTCATCAGCCACGACGTCGCGCTGCTGGACAAGACCGTCAACCGGGTCTTCCACCTCGACGCCAACCGCGCCGCCCTCGACGTCTACAACATCGGCTGGACGGCCTACCTCGCCCAGCGCGAGACCGACGAGCGCCGTCGGCACCGCGAGCGGTCCAACGCCGAGAAGAAGGCCGCCGCCCTCAAGGCGCAGGCCGACCGCATGCGCTACAAGGCCACCAAGGCCACCGCCGCGCAGAACATGGACCGCAGGGCGCAGCGGCTGCTGGCCGGCCTTGAGGAGCAGCGCCGCTCGGACAAGGTGGCCAAGCTGCGCTTCCCCGACCCCGCGCCGTGCGGCAAGACCCCGCTCACCGCGTCGGGCCTGTCGAAGTCGTACGGGTCGCTGGAGGTCTTCACCGACGTCGACCTCGCCATCGACCGCGGCAGCCGGGTCGTCATCCTGGGCCTCAACGGCGCCGGCAAGACGACGCTGCTGCGGCTGCTGGCCGGCGTCGAGAAGGCCGACACCGGCGCTGTGGAGCCCGGACACGGGCTGCGGCTGGGCTACTACGCCCAGGAGCACGAGACGCTCGACACGTCCCGCACGGTGCTCGAGAACCTGCGCAGCACCGCGCCGGACCTCCCTGAGCTGGAGGCGCGGCGGGTGCTCGGCTCGTTCCTGTTCTCCGGCGACGCCGTCGACAAGCCGGCCGCGGTCCTGTCCGGCGGCGAGAAGACCCGGCTGGCGCTCGCCTCGCTGGTGGTGTCCAGCGCGAACGTGCTGCTCCTGGACGAGCCGACGAACAACCTCGACCCCGCCTCCCGCCAGGAGGTGCTGGCCGCGCTGCGCTCGTTCGCCGGCGCGATCGTCCTGGTGACCCACGACGAGGGCGCCGTCGAGGCACTAGGCCCCGAACGGGTCGTGTTGCTCCCCGACGGAGTCGAAGATCTGTGGAACCCTGACTATGCAGAGCTCGTCTCACTCGCATAG
- a CDS encoding ABC transporter ATP-binding protein — translation MGMGHAWRASRSFSGDQSVTHKRLAKGTVKRIAGYGRPYRRQLAVFLATTVLAAASAAAVPLLLKVLIDSGVSAGDRSVVVWAALAVAGLAVVDVVLGLVGRWMSARVGEGLIYDLRRQVFDHVQRQPVAFFTRTQTGSLVSRLNSDVIGAQQAFTGTLSQVVSNFVTLVLALGAMIVLSWQITLIVLVLVPLFLLPARFVGRKLADISREAMQLNAAMSQTMTERFNVSGALLVKIFGRYQNENADFGQSAGRVRDIGVVQALYARYFFLGLTFLASLATAVVYGVGGWLAVGGTLEVGTLVALAALLTRLYGPLTALSNVQVDIMTALVSFERVFEVLDLRPMVHDAPGARPLPAGDEQLSVRFDDVEFTYPGADDVSLASLEAVARPSAGPPEPVLRGVSFDVAPGQLVALVGPSGAGKSTITHLVSRLYDPTAGVVRVGGHDLRDVTLESLHEAVGVVTQDAHMFHDTIRYNLAYARPGATDDELWAALEAAQIAGLVRSLSEGLETIVGDRGYRLSGGEKQRLAIARLLLKAPRVVVLDEATAHLDSESELAVQRALETALVGRTSLVIAHRLSTIRGADAILVVDDGRIAERGTHEQLLAAGGVYAELYRTQFALQDARTA, via the coding sequence ATGGGGATGGGTCACGCCTGGCGCGCCTCCAGGTCGTTCTCCGGCGACCAGTCGGTCACGCACAAGCGGCTGGCGAAGGGGACCGTCAAGCGCATCGCCGGGTACGGCCGGCCCTACCGCCGTCAGCTCGCCGTCTTCCTCGCCACCACGGTCCTCGCCGCGGCGTCCGCGGCCGCCGTCCCGCTGCTGCTGAAGGTGCTCATCGACAGCGGCGTCAGCGCCGGCGACCGGTCGGTGGTCGTCTGGGCCGCCCTCGCGGTGGCCGGGCTGGCCGTCGTCGACGTCGTCCTCGGGCTGGTCGGCCGGTGGATGTCCGCGCGGGTCGGCGAGGGGCTCATCTACGACCTGCGTCGCCAGGTCTTCGACCACGTGCAGCGCCAGCCGGTCGCGTTCTTCACCCGCACGCAGACCGGCTCGCTGGTGTCGCGGCTCAACAGCGACGTCATCGGCGCCCAGCAGGCGTTCACCGGCACGCTCTCGCAGGTGGTCAGCAATTTCGTGACGCTGGTGCTGGCGCTCGGCGCGATGATCGTGCTGTCGTGGCAGATCACCCTGATCGTGCTGGTCCTGGTGCCGCTGTTCCTGCTGCCGGCCCGGTTCGTCGGCCGGAAGCTGGCCGACATCAGCCGCGAGGCCATGCAGCTCAACGCAGCGATGAGCCAGACCATGACGGAGCGGTTCAACGTCTCCGGCGCGCTGCTGGTGAAGATCTTCGGCCGCTACCAGAACGAGAACGCCGACTTCGGGCAGTCCGCCGGGCGGGTCCGCGACATCGGCGTCGTCCAGGCGCTTTACGCGCGCTACTTCTTCCTCGGCCTCACCTTCCTCGCCTCGCTGGCCACCGCCGTCGTCTACGGCGTGGGCGGCTGGCTGGCCGTCGGCGGCACCCTCGAGGTCGGCACGCTGGTGGCGCTGGCCGCGCTGCTGACCCGCCTCTACGGCCCGTTGACCGCGCTGTCGAACGTCCAGGTCGACATCATGACGGCGCTGGTCAGCTTCGAGCGGGTCTTCGAGGTGCTGGACCTGCGGCCGATGGTCCACGACGCGCCCGGCGCGCGGCCGCTGCCGGCCGGCGACGAGCAGCTGTCGGTGCGGTTCGACGACGTCGAGTTCACCTATCCGGGCGCCGACGACGTCTCGCTGGCCTCGCTCGAGGCGGTGGCCCGGCCGTCCGCGGGGCCGCCCGAGCCGGTGCTGCGGGGCGTCTCGTTCGACGTCGCGCCCGGCCAGCTGGTCGCGTTGGTCGGACCGTCAGGCGCCGGCAAGTCGACCATCACGCACCTGGTGTCGCGTCTCTACGACCCGACGGCGGGCGTCGTCCGGGTCGGCGGCCACGACCTGCGCGACGTCACGCTCGAGTCGCTGCACGAGGCCGTGGGCGTCGTCACCCAGGACGCGCACATGTTCCACGACACCATCCGCTACAACCTCGCCTACGCCCGGCCCGGGGCCACCGACGACGAGCTGTGGGCGGCGCTCGAGGCGGCGCAGATCGCCGGGCTGGTCCGGTCGTTGTCCGAGGGCCTCGAGACCATCGTCGGCGACCGCGGCTACCGGCTGTCCGGTGGCGAGAAGCAGCGCCTGGCCATCGCCCGGCTGCTGCTCAAGGCGCCCCGCGTCGTGGTGCTCGACGAGGCGACGGCGCACCTCGACTCCGAGTCCGAGCTGGCCGTCCAGCGGGCGCTCGAGACCGCGCTGGTGGGCCGTACTTCGCTGGTCATCGCGCACCGGCTGTCGACGATCCGCGGCGCCGACGCCATCCTCGTCGTCGACGACGGCCGCATCGCCGAGCGGGGCACCCACGAGCAGCTGCTCGCCGCCGGCGGCGTCTACGCCGAGCTCTACCGCACCCAGTTCGCCCTGCAGGACGCCCGCACGGCCTGA
- a CDS encoding energy-coupling factor ABC transporter ATP-binding protein — protein MSIEVRGVTHRYGDRVVLRDVTVTLTEQRVGVIGANGSGKSTFARLLNGLVLPSSGSVTVDGRSTRGRSGAEVRRSVGFVFTDPDAQILMPTVAEDVAFGLRDLPRSAVPERVAAALDTFGLAGHADHPAHLLSGGQKQLLALCSVLVTEPKVLVCDEPTTLLDLRNTRHVLKLLAELPQRVVLVTHDLDAVLAMDRVLVFDDGRLVFDGAPGAAVEFYVGLV, from the coding sequence GTGAGCATCGAGGTCCGGGGTGTCACGCACCGGTACGGCGACCGGGTGGTGCTGCGCGACGTCACCGTCACTCTGACGGAGCAGCGGGTCGGCGTCATCGGCGCCAACGGGTCGGGCAAGTCGACGTTCGCGCGGCTGCTCAACGGGCTGGTGCTGCCGTCGTCCGGGTCGGTGACGGTCGACGGCCGGTCGACCCGGGGCCGGTCCGGCGCGGAGGTGCGGCGGTCGGTGGGGTTCGTCTTCACCGACCCCGACGCCCAGATCCTCATGCCGACGGTCGCCGAGGACGTCGCGTTCGGGCTGCGCGACCTCCCCCGCTCCGCGGTGCCCGAGCGGGTGGCTGCGGCGCTCGACACGTTCGGCCTGGCCGGACACGCCGACCACCCGGCGCACCTGCTGTCCGGCGGGCAGAAGCAGCTGCTGGCCCTCTGCTCGGTGCTGGTGACGGAGCCGAAGGTGCTCGTGTGCGACGAACCGACGACCCTGCTGGACCTGCGCAACACGCGTCACGTGCTGAAGCTGTTGGCGGAGCTGCCGCAGCGGGTCGTCCTGGTCACGCACGACCTCGACGCCGTGCTGGCGATGGACCGCGTCCTCGTCTTCGATGACGGTCGTCTGGTGTTCGACGGTGCGCCGGGGGCGGCTGTCGAGTTCTACGTGGGGTTGGTGTAG
- a CDS encoding DUF3099 domain-containing protein — translation MSGHGARRSDPVPSVTTAAAPRSDDLASRQRRYLVMMGIRVACLPLAVISQGWLRIVFILGAVVLPYVAVVIANATRQPRHSALSPVVPPQRLELPPAPVTKDRIEH, via the coding sequence GTGAGTGGTCACGGCGCGCGACGCAGCGACCCTGTGCCGTCGGTCACGACGGCCGCGGCGCCGCGCAGTGACGACCTCGCCAGCCGGCAGCGCCGCTATCTCGTCATGATGGGCATCCGTGTCGCGTGTCTGCCACTGGCGGTGATCAGCCAGGGCTGGCTGCGCATCGTGTTCATCCTGGGTGCGGTCGTGCTGCCTTATGTCGCGGTCGTCATCGCCAACGCGACCCGCCAGCCACGTCACAGCGCCCTCTCACCAGTGGTGCCGCCGCAGCGCCTGGAGCTTCCGCCTGCCCCGGTGACCAAAGATCGAATCGAACATTGA
- the moaA gene encoding GTP 3',8-cyclase MoaA, whose product MLVDRYGRVATDLRVSLTDRCNLRCTYCMPEEGLAWLPKQDVLTDDEVVRLVRIAVERLGVREVRFTGGEPLLRRGLVDIVAACAELEPRPELSLTTNAVGLARTASALAAAGLDRVNGSLDTLRADRFEALTHRRRLDDVLAGLAAAREAGLEPVKINAVLMRGVNDDEAPELLAWALEHGYELRFIEQMPLDAQHGWDRATMVTAEEILASLQSVFDLTPVGDVERGSAPAEAWLVGGGPARVGVIASVTRPFCGSCDRTRLTAEGQVRNCLFARDESDLRGAMRSGADDAELARRWEVAMAVKAAGHGIDDPGFLQPSRPMSAIGG is encoded by the coding sequence GTGCTGGTTGACCGATACGGACGCGTGGCCACCGACCTTCGAGTGTCGCTGACCGACCGGTGCAACCTGCGCTGCACGTACTGCATGCCCGAAGAGGGGCTGGCCTGGCTGCCGAAGCAGGACGTCCTCACCGACGACGAGGTGGTCCGGCTGGTCCGCATCGCCGTCGAGCGGCTGGGCGTGCGCGAGGTGCGGTTCACCGGCGGCGAGCCGCTGCTGCGCCGCGGCCTGGTCGACATCGTCGCCGCCTGCGCCGAGCTGGAGCCGCGGCCGGAGCTGTCGCTGACGACGAACGCCGTCGGCCTGGCCCGGACGGCAAGCGCGCTGGCCGCGGCCGGGCTGGACCGCGTCAACGGGTCGCTGGACACCCTGCGCGCCGACCGGTTCGAGGCGCTGACGCACCGCCGCCGGCTCGACGACGTCCTCGCCGGGCTGGCTGCCGCGCGCGAGGCCGGGCTCGAGCCGGTCAAGATCAACGCCGTCCTCATGCGCGGTGTCAACGACGACGAGGCGCCCGAGTTGCTCGCGTGGGCGCTGGAGCACGGCTACGAGCTGCGCTTCATCGAGCAGATGCCGCTCGACGCCCAGCACGGCTGGGACCGCGCGACCATGGTGACCGCCGAGGAGATCCTGGCGTCGCTACAGAGCGTGTTCGACCTCACCCCGGTGGGCGACGTCGAGCGGGGCAGCGCGCCGGCCGAGGCCTGGCTGGTCGGCGGCGGCCCGGCCCGCGTCGGCGTCATCGCGTCGGTGACCCGCCCGTTCTGCGGCAGCTGCGACCGCACCCGTCTCACCGCCGAGGGTCAGGTGCGCAACTGCTTGTTCGCTCGTGACGAATCCGACCTGCGCGGCGCCATGCGTTCCGGTGCCGACGACGCCGAACTGGCCCGTCGCTGGGAGGTCGCGATGGCCGTCAAGGCGGCCGGTCATGGCATCGATGACCCCGGGTTTCTGCAGCCGTCGCGGCCGATGTCCGCGATCGGCGGCTGA
- the ypfJ gene encoding KPN_02809 family neutral zinc metallopeptidase, with protein sequence MKFNRRARLDPSQVSDQRGRRPAGRTAAAGGGIGVVVLALIALLTGTNPADLLGGEGGDASGVQAEPGSEGELERECQVVADIDENPDCRFVLYVNSVQAFWEEYFAAAGQQYTPATTTFFTSSVTTRCGTASSQVGPFYCPGDQQIYLDLGFFDQLRTTYGGPSGQFAEAYVLAHEYGHHVQNLTGQMQRVRTQSGPDSDAVRLELQADCYAGMWAHRATTADDETGQPLITELTDQDIADALAAAETVGDDYIQERFQGTVTPESWTHGSSEQRQRWFTTGFQTGDVAACDTFAASSL encoded by the coding sequence ATGAAGTTCAACCGGCGGGCACGCCTGGATCCTTCCCAGGTGTCCGACCAGCGCGGCCGGCGCCCGGCCGGCCGCACGGCGGCGGCCGGCGGCGGCATCGGCGTGGTCGTCCTCGCGCTGATCGCACTGCTGACCGGCACCAACCCGGCCGACCTCCTCGGCGGCGAAGGCGGCGACGCGTCCGGCGTCCAGGCCGAGCCGGGGTCGGAGGGCGAGCTGGAGCGCGAGTGCCAGGTGGTCGCCGACATCGACGAGAACCCCGACTGCCGGTTCGTGCTCTACGTGAACTCGGTCCAGGCGTTCTGGGAGGAGTACTTCGCCGCGGCCGGCCAGCAGTACACGCCGGCCACGACGACGTTCTTCACCTCGTCGGTCACCACCCGCTGCGGCACGGCGTCGTCGCAGGTGGGGCCGTTCTACTGCCCCGGCGACCAGCAGATCTACCTCGACCTCGGGTTCTTCGACCAGCTGCGCACCACGTACGGCGGGCCGAGCGGCCAGTTCGCCGAGGCGTACGTGCTGGCCCACGAGTACGGCCACCACGTGCAGAACCTCACCGGCCAGATGCAGCGCGTGCGCACCCAGTCCGGGCCCGACTCCGACGCCGTCCGGCTGGAGCTGCAGGCCGACTGCTACGCCGGCATGTGGGCGCACCGCGCCACGACGGCCGACGACGAGACCGGCCAGCCGCTGATCACCGAGCTGACCGACCAGGACATCGCCGACGCGCTGGCCGCCGCCGAGACCGTCGGCGACGACTACATCCAGGAGCGTTTCCAGGGCACCGTCACGCCTGAGTCGTGGACGCACGGCTCCAGCGAGCAGCGGCAGCGCTGGTTCACGACCGGCTTCCAGACCGGCGACGTCGCCGCCTGCGACACGTTCGCCGCGTCGTCCCTGTGA
- a CDS encoding SURF1 family cytochrome oxidase biogenesis protein — MYKFLASRRWLVRTLAGVLLVLLCVRLGVWQLDRNEQRQDRNAVIEANAGGDPVPAGDLVPPGQPLTEGDEWSTVQVTGHWDADNELRLRLRPVDGTRGVHALTPLVGDDGTALLVDRGFVAADGLDDDEIELPPPPDGEVTVTARVRHSETSHDVDPSSGAVRVVDVEGIAAELPYPVYGAWGELITQDPEPATSLQLIDPPETESGPHLSYAIQWFLFAVVGVTGFVLLIRGEARGRDQTQEHDAPAPSEPVG, encoded by the coding sequence GTGTACAAGTTCCTGGCGTCGCGGCGCTGGCTGGTGCGCACGCTCGCGGGAGTCCTGCTGGTGCTGCTGTGCGTCCGCCTCGGGGTGTGGCAGCTCGACCGCAACGAGCAGCGTCAGGACCGCAACGCCGTCATCGAGGCCAACGCCGGCGGCGACCCGGTCCCGGCCGGCGACCTCGTCCCGCCTGGACAGCCGCTGACCGAGGGCGACGAGTGGAGCACCGTCCAGGTCACCGGCCACTGGGACGCCGACAACGAGCTGCGGCTGCGGCTGCGCCCGGTCGACGGCACCCGGGGCGTGCACGCGCTGACCCCGCTGGTCGGCGACGACGGCACCGCGCTGCTGGTCGACCGCGGGTTCGTCGCCGCCGACGGCCTCGACGACGACGAGATCGAGTTGCCGCCGCCGCCGGACGGCGAGGTCACCGTCACCGCGCGGGTCCGGCACAGCGAGACCAGCCATGACGTCGACCCGTCGTCGGGCGCGGTGCGCGTCGTCGACGTCGAGGGGATCGCGGCCGAGCTGCCCTACCCGGTCTACGGCGCGTGGGGCGAGCTGATCACCCAGGACCCGGAGCCGGCGACGTCGCTGCAGCTGATCGACCCACCCGAGACCGAGTCCGGGCCGCACCTGTCCTACGCGATCCAGTGGTTCCTGTTCGCCGTCGTCGGCGTGACCGGGTTCGTGCTGCTGATCCGGGGCGAGGCGCGCGGCCGCGACCAGACCCAGGAGCACGACGCGCCCGCGCCGTCCGAACCCGTCGGGTAG